GTGTAGATGCACGAGACCGTTCGGTCAGTCATCAAACCGAAATGGTCACTCGAAATCCTTGCGGCACTATCAGCCGAGAGTCCACAGAACTTCTCACAGATTGAAACACAGTTGGAAACCTCAAGCGACATAATCACGAAACGACTCCGACT
This DNA window, taken from Halobellus ruber, encodes the following:
- a CDS encoding winged helix-turn-helix transcriptional regulator; amino-acid sequence: MHETVRSVIKPKWSLEILAALSAESPQNFSQIETQLETSSDIITKRLRLLEKYGLIDRTEHTTKNVQYEITERGEEVLKRLETIDTLLENGR